From one Suricata suricatta isolate VVHF042 chromosome 8, meerkat_22Aug2017_6uvM2_HiC, whole genome shotgun sequence genomic stretch:
- the C1QB gene encoding complement C1q subcomponent subunit B, translated as MKSLRNGVPASLLLLLALLEVSWAQSGCTGHPAIPGIPGIPGAPGSDGSPGTPGIKGEKGLPGLTGDHGEFGEKGDPGIPGKPGKVGPKGPVGPKGSPGPPGARGPKGESGDYKATQKIAFSAKKTTNSVLRRDQAIRFDQVITNVNNNYEPRSGKFTCRVPGIYYFTYHASSRGNLCVNLMRGREQMQKVVTFCDYVQNTFQVTTGSMVLKLKQGENVFLQATDKNNMVGMEGANSIFSGFLLFPDAEA; from the exons ATGAAGTCCCTGCGGAATGGCGTTCCAGcatccctgctgctgctgctcgcTCTGCTTGAGGTCTCCTGGGCCCAAAGTGGCTGCACTGGACACCCGGCCATCCCTGGCATCCCAGGCATTCCTGGAGCACCGGGCTCTGACGGCAGCCCTGGAACCCCAGggataaaaggagagaaag GGCTTCCAGGGCTGACTGGAGACCATGGCGAGTTTGGGGAGAAGGGAGACCCAGGGATTCCTGGCAAACCAGGAAAAGTAGGTCCCAAGGGCCCTGTTGGCCCCAAAGGTTCGCCAGGGCCCCCCGGAGCCCGCGGCCCCAAGGGTGAATCAGGAGACTACAAGGCCACACAGAAAATTGCCTTCTCTGCCAAGAAGACCACCAACAGTGTCCTACGGCGGGACCAGGCTATCCGCTTCGACCAGGTGATCACCAACGTGAACAACAACTACGAACCTCGAAGCGGCAAGTTCACCTGCAGGGTGCCTGGCATTTACTACTTCACCTACCACGCCAGCTCACGAGGAAACCTCTGCGTAAACCTCATGCGGGGCCGGGAGCAAATGCAGAAGGTGGTTACCTTCTGCGACTACGTCCAGAACACCTTCCAGGTCACCACGGGCAGCATGGTCCTCAAGCTGAAGCAGGGAGAGAACGTGTTCCTGCAGGCCACGGACAAGAACAACATGGTGGGCATGGAAGGCGCCAATAGCATCTTCTCCGGGTTCCTGCTCTTCCCAGATGCAGAGGCATGA